A portion of the Macrobrachium nipponense isolate FS-2020 chromosome 12, ASM1510439v2, whole genome shotgun sequence genome contains these proteins:
- the LOC135224979 gene encoding cadmium metallothionein-like yields MLEASMTWILLTIFLAAGNVSSAEVFPGDVCYAGETPNVSDSLAKLPSSCCQEMTTNECAAAHNGQCMFKWLTGPCDYTADVCTSSWFCTCCGSCTEVNTNSQCKMSGGRCSKTCNPTEYHAGWIPCHSGCCKCCMNKCDEKTCVNGIGYCSPDGKCNTGYYPSTSEFCKGFGCTCCVPCGDSKFCAMNQGFCEWNQRECPVGYLSASGPCCPDRNCRCCYQGKLTATPLECAAV; encoded by the exons GTGTTTCCCGGCGACGTCTGCTACGCTGGTGAGACACCAAATGTGTCCGATTCTCTGGCCAAGCTACCAAGTAGTTGTTGTCAGGAAATGACTACTAA TGAGTGTGCTGCTGCCCACAACGGCCAATGCATGTTCAAATGGCTGACGGGACCGTGTGATTATACCGCCGACGTTTGCACTTCTTCCTGGTTCTGCACTTGCTGTGGAT CATGTACGGAAGTGAACACCAATAGCCAATGTAAAATGTCAGGAGGACGATGCTCCAAAACGTGCAACCCCACCGAATACCACGCTGGGTGGATCCCTTGTCATAGTGGATGCTGCAA GTGTTGTATGAACAAATGCGATGAAAAAACCTGCGTCAATGGCATAGGATATTGTTCTCCCGACGGAAAATGCAACACCGGATATTACCCCAGTACAAGTGAATTCTGCAAAGGCTTCGGTTGTACTTGTTGTGTCCCTTGTGGTGATAGTAAATTTTGCGCCATGAATCAAGGATTCTGTGAGTGGAACCAAAGAGAGTGTCCTGTCGGATACCTATCTGCGAGCGGCCCGTGCTGTCCTGACCGCAATTGCAGATGCTGCTACCAAGGGA AACTCACTGCTACACCATTGGAGTGTGCTGCTGTTTAA